The stretch of DNA AGAAGCCCATGCCTACCCGCCGTCGCTGTGCCGTGATCCTCCAGCTTGTCGTCTGCCTGGCTGTGGCCCAGGGCCTGACCGCCCGGCCCAGCGCCGCCCGGGGTGCCCCGGACTCCTTTGCCGATCTGGCCGAGCGCCTGGGCCCCACCGTGGTCAACATCTACACCACCCAGACGGTGCGGGTGCCCAATACCCCGTATCACTTCTTCTTCCGGGACGACCAGGAGATGCCCGAGCTGTTCCGCCGCTTCTTCGGGGTGCCGCCCCAGGGCCACGGCGGGCAGCCGGATCGGGAGCTGAAGCGCAACAGCCTGGGCTCGGGGGTGATCGTCAGCGAGGATGGCTACATCCTCACCAACAACCACGTGGTGGAGGATGCCGACGAGATCCATGTCAAGCTCAGCACCCAGGATGACCTGGAGGCCGAGGTGGTGGGCCGGGATCCCCAGACCGACGTGGCGGTGATCCGGGTCAAGGCGGGCCGCAGCCTGCCCGTGGCCCCGCTGGGGGATTCGGACAAGCTCCGGGTCGGCGAGTGGGTCCTGGCGGTTGGCAACCCCTTCGGCTTCGAGCAGACGGTGACCGCCGGCATCGTCAGCGCCAAAGGCCGCACCCTGGGCAACGAGCGCTACGAGGACTTCATCCAGACCGATGCCTCCATCAACCCCGGCAACTCCGGCGGGCCGCTCTTCGACATGGAGGGCCGGGTGGTGGGCATCAACACCGCCATCTTCAGCCGCTCCGGCGGCAACATCGGCATCGGCTTCGCCATCCCCATCAACATGGCCTCCCATGTCATGAAGCAGATCAAGGAGCACGGCCGGGTGGTGCGCGGCTGGCTGGGGGTGATGATCCAGCAGGTGACCCCGGAGCTGGCCAAGAGCCTCAACCTGGAGCGGCCGGTCGGGGCCCTGATCTCCGAGGTGTCCCCGGGCAGCCCCGCCGCGGAGGCCGGACTCAAGGCCGGCGACGTCATCGTCGAGTTCATGGACAAGCCGGTGGACCTCATGACCTCCCTGCCGGCCATGGTGGCCCAGACCGCCATCGGCGCCAGGGCGAAGCTGGTGGTGCTGCGGGACGGTGAGCGCAAGGCCATGACGGTCACCATCGGCGAGCTCAAGGAGGAACGGATGGCCGGCGGCGAGGCCAAAGCCGGGGACCTGGGCCTGGCGGTCCAGGAGCTGACCCCCGAGCTGGCCCGCTCCCTGGGGCTGCCCCGGGGCCAGGAGGGCTTGGTGGTGGCTGGTGTCGAGCCGGGGAGCCCGGCGGCCGAGGCCGGGATCGAGCGGGGGGATCTGGTGGTTGAGGTCAACCGCCGGCCGGTCGCCGACCTGGCCAGCTACAAGAGGCTGCTGTCCGAGGCCCGCAACCGGGAGGTCATCCTGGTGCTCGTCATCCGAGAGGGCCACAGCCGCTTTTTGGTGGTGCCGAATCCGAAGTAGCAGGGCCTTGTCGGATGGACGGTATGGACCCAAGGCTCATGGTCCATATCGTCCAGCAGGTCCATGGCGTCCAGCCCGCTCACGCCAAAACATGGCAGGCGGCGAGCGCCGCCGCCACCCCCACCAGATCCGCGGCCAGGGCGGCCGCCACCGTGTAGCGGGGGCGGCTGACGCCCACCGCCCCGAAGTAGACCGCCAGGACATAGAAGGTGGTCTCGCTGCAGCCGTTGATGGTGCCCACCACCAGGCTGGCGAAGGAGTCCGGATCCTGGGCCACCACCTCGCTCATGATGGCGAAGGCGCCGGAGCCGGACAGGGGCCGCATGAGGGCCATGGGCAGGGCCTCCACCGGCATGCCGATGGGGGCCAGGAGCGGCCCCAGGGCGGCCACCAGCAGATCGAAGGCCCCGGAGGCCCGGAACATGCCGATCCCCACCAGGATCACCACCAGGAAGGGGATGATGCGCACCGCCACCTCGAACCCCTCCCGGGCGCCCTGGCAGGCGGTTTCGTAGACCGCCACCCCCTTGAGGTAGCCATAGAGGAGGAGGCTGGCCATGATGAGGGGCACCAGCCAGAACGAGAGGAGCTCCTGGCCGAAGGCAGCCGGCTCGCTCGCGGTGGCCAGCCGGTAGCCGGCTGCGGCGGCCAGACCGGCCACGGCCAGCCAGGCGGTGAGCCGGCGCCAGCCAGCGGGCGGCAGGAGCACCGGGCCGGCAGCCACCGCCGGGGTCTCGCCGGCCGCGGCCTCCGGAGGACCGGCGGCGCCCTCCGCAGCGGCCGTCACTCCCGGCCGGCCACTGGCCAGGCGAGCCAGCATCTTGGCGGCCAGCACCGCCGCCAGGGTGGAGGCAGCCGTGGCCAGGAGGGTGGGCACCAGGATGGCGGCAGGATCCCGGCTGCCGGCCGCGGCCCGTACCCCGATCGCCCCCAGGGGCAGGAGGGTGACGCTTGAGGTGTTCAGGGCCAGAAACAGGCACATGGCATCGGTGGCGGTGCCCTTTGCCGGGTTGAGGCGATCCAGCTCCTGCATGGCCCGGATCCCCAGAGGGGTAGCGGCGTTGCCCAGGCCGAGGACATTGGCGGCCAGGTTCATGACCATGGCGGCCATGGCCGGGTGCTGGGCCGGCACCTGCGGAAAGAGCCGGACCATGAGGGGCCGCAGGCCCCGGGCAACAGCATTCATCAGGCCGCCCGCCTCGGCCACCTTCATAAGGCCCAGCCACAGGGCCATGATGCCCACCAGGTTGAGGGCCAGGCTGGCGGCCGCTTTGGCCGACTCGAAGGAGGCCTGCATGGTGGCCTCCATGCGGCCGGTCCAGGCAGCGGCCAGCACGGCCAGGATCACCATCCACAACCAGATGCCATTGAGGAGCGCAGGGCGGGCCATAGGTCTGCCTGGTGGTCGGCGGCCGCCGGATCGAGCCTTGCCAGCGGGCCGGCGCCTTTGCTAAAATCTTTTTAGTGGTCCGTGGCTTGCCGAGGCCGTTTCAGCCCCTTCGCCTGGAGGACGCCATGCGCGAGGTCGCTCTCTCCCGGGAGAATCTGCACATTATCGAGATGCTGCGGCGGATCGAGCGGTTCAGCGGCTTCTCGGACCGGGACCTGCGCTCGCTGGTGGAGGTGGCCCGGCTCCGGGAGTATGCTCCAGGCGAGACCGTGATCCGGGAGGGCGAGTTCGACTGCTGGGTCTATTTTCTGCTCACCGGTGCCCTGGAGATCGTCAAGGGCGAGCAGCCGGTGGGACGGCTCCAGCGCCTGGGCGATCTCTTTGGCGAGATGGGCATCATCGACGGCTCGCCCCGCTCGGCCACCATCCGGGCCGTCAAGAACAGCCTGATCCTGGGGGTGGACGGCTCGGTGGTGGACCGCCAGGTGAAGAAGAGGGACCTCGCCTTCTGCTACACCATCTACCGGCTGTTCGCCGAGGTGCTGGCCGCCCGCCTGCGGGCGACCACCGAGGAGAATATCCGATTGACCAACCTGTTGCAGCA from Thermodesulfobacteriota bacterium encodes:
- a CDS encoding DegQ family serine endoprotease; translation: MPTRRRCAVILQLVVCLAVAQGLTARPSAARGAPDSFADLAERLGPTVVNIYTTQTVRVPNTPYHFFFRDDQEMPELFRRFFGVPPQGHGGQPDRELKRNSLGSGVIVSEDGYILTNNHVVEDADEIHVKLSTQDDLEAEVVGRDPQTDVAVIRVKAGRSLPVAPLGDSDKLRVGEWVLAVGNPFGFEQTVTAGIVSAKGRTLGNERYEDFIQTDASINPGNSGGPLFDMEGRVVGINTAIFSRSGGNIGIGFAIPINMASHVMKQIKEHGRVVRGWLGVMIQQVTPELAKSLNLERPVGALISEVSPGSPAAEAGLKAGDVIVEFMDKPVDLMTSLPAMVAQTAIGARAKLVVLRDGERKAMTVTIGELKEERMAGGEAKAGDLGLAVQELTPELARSLGLPRGQEGLVVAGVEPGSPAAEAGIERGDLVVEVNRRPVADLASYKRLLSEARNREVILVLVIREGHSRFLVVPNPK
- a CDS encoding nucleoside recognition domain-containing protein codes for the protein MARPALLNGIWLWMVILAVLAAAWTGRMEATMQASFESAKAAASLALNLVGIMALWLGLMKVAEAGGLMNAVARGLRPLMVRLFPQVPAQHPAMAAMVMNLAANVLGLGNAATPLGIRAMQELDRLNPAKGTATDAMCLFLALNTSSVTLLPLGAIGVRAAAGSRDPAAILVPTLLATAASTLAAVLAAKMLARLASGRPGVTAAAEGAAGPPEAAAGETPAVAAGPVLLPPAGWRRLTAWLAVAGLAAAAGYRLATASEPAAFGQELLSFWLVPLIMASLLLYGYLKGVAVYETACQGAREGFEVAVRIIPFLVVILVGIGMFRASGAFDLLVAALGPLLAPIGMPVEALPMALMRPLSGSGAFAIMSEVVAQDPDSFASLVVGTINGCSETTFYVLAVYFGAVGVSRPRYTVAAALAADLVGVAAALAACHVLA
- a CDS encoding cyclic nucleotide-binding domain-containing protein produces the protein MREVALSRENLHIIEMLRRIERFSGFSDRDLRSLVEVARLREYAPGETVIREGEFDCWVYFLLTGALEIVKGEQPVGRLQRLGDLFGEMGIIDGSPRSATIRAVKNSLILGVDGSVVDRQVKKRDLAFCYTIYRLFAEVLAARLRATTEENIRLTNLLQHRSDEAA